From the genome of Trypanosoma brucei brucei TREU927 chromosome 11 chr11_scaffold01 genomic scaffold, whole genome shotgun sequence:
GCCCCCGATTTGTATGTGTAGCTCCGCTTTTGGAGACCCTCCTGATCGCCTACAACTTTGTCTAGCATAAATCTATTTAAACAATCGAACTCCTTTAATAATCAAAGAACGAACACCCGCACACGGAGAGGTATCTGTCTCCCCCACTCGCGTGCCTGTGCGGACCACTGTAGCTTCAATACCACACCTCAGACCCCCGTTTCTACACACCTACCTCCCAGTAGAGGGAAAGCCGATGGCGGTGTTTactaaaggaaaggaaaagaaaaggtgttACGTATAAAGTTGGCTTCTGGGTATTGCAGCTAATCAGTGATTTGGTCTCCCCATCCACCGTTCTGCGGGTTGGTGCcgcagcttttttttttaggaaAAGTGACGAACCACgggaataaaagaaacgagaaaacgaaacataaagaaagacaaaggaACTTAAGTCCGTTCACATAGCACCCCTATGAAGGCACTTCGCTCGCCTCCTTCACATCGTACGCACCGCTCACGACGAAGCATTGCGACTGCATGGATGCCTGTACCTTCGGTTTCTCAAAATAGTACGCAGTACCGTCATGACGATACAGAACGGCATCGTCCACGTCGTTGAAGGGTGACACATTGAGGCGTTTCAGCACTTGTTGCACTTTCTTGTCGTCCCCGGTATTGCGATGTGCTACCTTCACGGTACGGCGTACTGAACCGCGGCCTCCTGTGCGAACAAATTCTGCGCGCCTGCGGAGCGTCTCCTGAGTAATAGAGGGCATGACTCTCTCGTAAACGAAGTCGGTTCACTAGCAAACATTGGTGATAACAAATGATCACAGAAGGAGTAAATTGGGcggggaagaaaagtgaaggaaaagagagacGCAATGAGTGGAGGTGGGACAAAACGCAATACATACCGTCCACGGTGCCCACCTTCCGGAAGAAAAGATGGTGAAACCGGCGCACCACGGGGGACAAAGTGTACATGCAAGACAAAAGAGTGTTTAAGtaattaaaacaaaataatatacGGAGCTAAAGACCAAAAATGATCCTGTGGCTTAATTCACAAGCCTACGCGTGCATGCCTTAGTAGATACGCTGCGACTTCCCCATAGTCGACTTGATGTACGCGGATTTCAGATTCTGCCAgttcttcttcaacaaaGACACAAGGAAGTTGATCGCCATAACAACATTCTGGCGTACCTGATCCTCAGTCATATCGACATGGCCGACGCATGTTCCAAGGCAGAGCACCTTCTTGAGCTGAAACTTCACTGTGGACTGAAGCTCGAGCACCTTGTCCGGCAGGCTCTCATTCTGCGCACACACCGTAGGGAACTTACCTACACGATGCATGTGAGGGCCGACAAGACGCGGGACTGTCTTAATGATAGACTCCGAACACAAGAAGGCATCGTACTGGTTACACATCTTTTTCACCAGcttcttgttcttgttcAGTTTCTTCAGTTCCTCCTGGTTCATGGTCGGGACGTCATTCTTCTTGGCGATGTCCTCGTGCACGAGGTCACAGAGAAGGCAGACAGTCATACGGGGGCGGCACACGTGCGGGAGGCGCACAGAACCAGAGAAACGCTTGTCCTTTTGGGGGTCGTAGTTCTTCAGGTTTACTTGCAAATCAATGCTCTCCTTGAACTTACGCTCCTTGCGATCTTTCAACACAttttgaatagcctcagaaagCAGTGCTGGAGGGATCTTCGACATGGCGCCGCGCTGAGAGAAAAAAGCCTAATATTTGGGCAGTAGCAGtatggtgttgttgtttaaatttgagaaaaaaatatgagaaaGACGAGGAAAAAGTGAAGAGCATGCCAGCAAATCACCGCACAGGCTCGGATGAAACCAGTTGGCAGATTAAGTAGGCAGTGGTTAAAACAAGGAAATTAAAAGCACCGGTGGGGCAAAAAACGGAGTATATCGCTGACCCCTCCACAGTGTCCTagtatcctttttttttattccttccttACCCTCTCCTTACATTGGCACCCCAAAGCTTTCGGCTGCAACCCTACAAAGGGAAcgccaagaaaaaaaaaaggcgacaaataaaagaattggggaaggaacaaataaaaaaaaggagaaaagaaacaagaaaagaacattggtctattttttttttttttttgcgtccCACAGATGCAACCAGCATTCCCTCACGCTTAGTGGTCTGGCTTTTTGCGGAACCCGCAGCCAGTTACCAGCATTGCCTTGCCACCGGTGGGGCGGCAAAGCAAGGTAGCGCAACCATTGCACTTAACCTCTGACGTGGCATGGCTGTATACCACAGTGATGTTCTTGCATCCGGGACACTTGACATCCATGAAGTACGAATTGGGGCCCTGCACAAGACGACGGCGCTTGTGCTTCATGCGCTCGGTGCGCACCGTGGGGTAGCTGAGATCCGAATCGAAGAAACCCATGACTCTTGCAGACCTACGTGGGGATAATGCACAATTATGTGGTGATTATTTATAGTACAGGTTGAGAAAGAGAAGCAACGggttaaaaaaggaagagggaaatgggTGAGAGAACGAACGGGCAAGTACACAGGTGTGGAGAGTTCAAAACCTGACAGAAACAAAGGCAAGCAAGGCATGTCCCCTGTCATTGTTGTTAGGGGTTTCAAGTGTCACATCGCACTTCTTGTCACCTGGTCACATCGCTATACAGCTGCAGTGAGACCAAGGAGAAGAATCATGCGAAAGTgcccaaaaataaaaagagtgtaAATGAACGGAAGAAAAGGCGAAGAAAACGATATGCGGGAGGACCAACGTCGACTATTTCTTCAGCTTCGCACCAACAGGGGCCTTACCAGCCTTCCTCTTGGGTGCCTCCTTCTTTGCAATGACGGATTTGGCGCCAACCTTCGCCGCTA
Proteins encoded in this window:
- a CDS encoding nascent polypeptide associated complex subunit alpha, which gives rise to MPSITQETLRRRAEFVRTGGRGSVRRTVKVAHRNTGDDKKVQQVLKRLNVSPFNDVDDAVLYRHDGTAYYFEKPKVQASMQSQCFVVSGAYDVKEASEVPS
- a CDS encoding 60S ribosomal protein L10a, putative, which gives rise to MSKIPPALLSEAIQNVLKDRKERKFKESIDLQVNLKNYDPQKDKRFSGSVRLPHVCRPRMTVCLLCDLVHEDIAKKNDVPTMNQEELKKLNKNKKLVKKMCNQYDAFLCSESIIKTVPRLVGPHMHRVGKFPTVCAQNESLPDKVLELQSTVKFQLKKVLCLGTCVGHVDMTEDQVRQNVVMAINFLVSLLKKNWQNLKSAYIKSTMGKSQRIY
- a CDS encoding 40S ribosomal protein S27, putative translates to MGFFDSDLSYPTVRTERMKHKRRRLVQGPNSYFMDVKCPGCKNITVVYSHATSEVKCNGCATLLCRPTGGKAMLVTGCGFRKKPDH